From Polyodon spathula isolate WHYD16114869_AA chromosome 24, ASM1765450v1, whole genome shotgun sequence, one genomic window encodes:
- the LOC121298641 gene encoding von Willebrand factor A domain-containing protein 7-like — translation MHLLLLLFLHLLGRASSFYPNHESKGVGLQDLTDADITEMGILKAVATFMERNPSSGTPEFRAGELVNLSPLTPTTLFQAYFRAEVSPSRFIKAIQQIVVGNNEVEIYQKDDSSYHFNCEEISKGILNFQRIRDSVLSGSVNMSSLESARLNTGRALHILQKFYSNTNWVELGQNTPYHHLVNSTVLAYPVAPSTIPTCKDCSINNSGFFDCTGNILVKNLLTSGYKTSTNCRIKPKGKCGHGGLYDETQFDPPTGGINKETSNPKLSPHHYLHHMAAGLAINATKEYFIGEGFGLLNLLGPDLFRKFFNLEGYSLTFVIDVTGSMGNDIAQVKTTCIDLIKKHANSLDAPYNYILVPFNDPEYGPVYKTQNVAQFQNNIASLTVGGGGDCPEMAMSGLELALTNSEPRSKIFLFTDAGAKDISKLDDILLLVESTKSQIYPFLTGYCAPEGTILTTQNEYDIVADLSGTDVISVQKSNLYTVLGVLELALNSAPVWILHTVLLTDRLQFLVDETLKEISISVRTSTPFTLNVFLASGLQANTTEVVSRDNFKIVKIIVKEPGSWNVVLSKIQMYTFEIDGKSLLDFSYQIMEEHNGYVLPIQGRPTKGSNYTLSVDVQGSVSNMTVTKILLLNNNGEVNTSINVNQMTDSNGRLKVVVSVQLQLTFLLIGITGKTDNGNEFKRVNPDLIRTEDVQLIFPPGQQSTLIGNGTLNITVLVVNKGKERSQFKLQVKDEFSLLTEFHPSSVTLDAGETMNLSATFHAPTNSNYSSSIATFTARSESAKNYLNILITVVPKSTLVTDDTPPQYEIESMNMPCKDTWQLMDECKRHQWNLIFRAWDESSQVYVSVGSEIPETQELICKEPVGAGSIPWVSCQYSSSCCYPYVDIIIQDKAGNANVLRVDNRQPMTENQNSNIVKVAVSCATVIFVVCLSLVVCFLIFWRRRKRRSQGIYRID, via the exons ATGCATCTCTTACTCTTGTTGTTCCTCCACTTGCTGGGTCGGGCATCAAGCTTCTATCCCAATCACGAATCCAAAGGTGTGGGGCTCCAGGACCTCACTGATGCAGATATCACAGAGATGGGGATTCTGAAAGCTGTAGCCACGTTTATGGAGAGGAACCCCAGTTCAGGGACCCCGGAATTCAGAGCTGGGGAGCTGGTGAACTTGAGCCCTCTCACCCCAACAACTCTGTTCCAGGCTTACTTTAGAG CGGAAGTGTCTCCATCTCGATTCATAAAGGCCATTCAACAGATCGTTGTTGGGAACAATGAGGTGGAAATTTACCAGAAGGATGACAGCAGCTATCATTTCAACTGTGAGGAAATCTCAAAAG GGATCTTGAATTTCCAGAGAATCCGAGACTCTGTTCTGAGTGGGTCTGTAAACATGTCCTCGCTGGAATCGGCTCGATTGAACACTGGGAGAGCGCTGCACATCCTGCAGAAGTTCTACAGCAACACAAACTGGGTTGAACTGGGCCAGAACACGCCCTACCATCATCTGG tgaaCTCCACTGTCCTTGCCTATCCAGTTGCTCCATCTACAATACCTACATGCAAAGACTGTTCTATTAATAACAG TGGCTTTTTCGACTGCACGGGTAACATCTTAGTCAAAAACCTGCTGACCAGTGGATATAAAACATCTACCAACTGCAGAATCAAACCCAAAG GGAAATGTGGACACGGAGGTCTGTATGATGAGACACAGTTTGACCCTCCCACTGGTGGCATCAACAAAGAAACATCGAACCCTAAACTGTCTCCTCATCACTATCTCCATCACATGGCAGCTGGACTGGCAATTAATGCCACCAAGGAGTACTTTATAGGGGAAG GCTTTGGTTTATTGAACTTGCTGGGTCCTGacttgttcagaaagttctttaATCTGGAGGGATACTCCCTGACTTTTGTCATCGACGTCACCGGTAGCATGGGTAATGACATTGCCCAAGTGAAAACCACCTGCATCGATCTGATTAAAAAGCATGCAAACTCATTGGATGCTCCTTACAATTACATCTTGGTGCCTTTCAATGACCCAG AATATGGACctgtttataaaacacaaaatgtggcTCAGTTCCAGAACAACATTGCAAGTCTGACTGTTGGTGGCGGGGGCGATTGCCCTGAGATGGCAATGAGTGGACTGGAGCTTGCCTTGACCAACAGTGAGCCAAG GTCAAAAATATTTCTCTTTACTGATGCTGGTGCAAAGGacatttccaaactggatgacattCTACTCTTGGTTGAATCAACTAAAAGTCAGATTTATCCCTTCTTGACTGGATATTGTGCACCTGAAGGGACAATCTTAA caacacaaaatgaaTATGATATAGTAGCAGACTTATCTGGAACAGATGTCATCAGTGTGCAGAAGAGCAACCTTTACACGGTGTTGGGGGTACTTGAACTGGCTCTAAACTCTGCCCCAGTTTGGATCCTACACACAGTCCTGCTAACTGACAGACTCCAGTTCCTTGTGGATGAAACTCTAAAGGAGATCAGCATCTCTGTGAGGACCAGCACCCCTTTCACCCTCAATGTCTTCTTAGCCTCAG GATTGCAAGCAAACACAACAGAAGTGGTGAGCAGAGACAACTTCAAGATTGTGAAGATCATTGTGAAAGAGCCGGGATCCTGGAATGTGGTGTTGAGCAAAATACAGATGTACACATTCGAGATTGATGGGAAGAGCTTGCTAGATTTCTCTTACCAAATCATGGAGGAACACAATGGCTATGTTTTGCCTATACAAGGCAGACCAACAAAAG GTTCCAATTACACTCTTTCTGTGGATGTACAAGGGAGTGTCAGCAACATGACGGTCACTAAAATCTTGCTATTGAATAACAATGGTGAAGTCAACACTTCAATAAATGTAAATCAAATGACTGATAGCAACGGCAGGCTAAAAGTCGTGGTGTCTGTGCAGCTCCAGTTAACG TTCCTGCTGATTGGAATTACTGGGAAGACAGACAACGGGAATGAATTTAAGAGGGTCAATCCAGACTTGATCCGGACAGAGGATGTGCAGCTTATTTTTCCTCCAGGACAACAGA GCACATTGATTGGAAATGGCACACTGAACATAACAGTGCTTGTTGTGAACAAAGGAAAAGAAAGATCACAATTTAAGCTACAGGTCAAGGATGAGTTTTCACTACTGACAGAGTTTCATCCAAGCAGTGTGACACTTGATGCTGGGGAGACCATGAACCTTTCAGCAACCTTCCATGCCCCGACCAACAGTAACTATTCctcaag CATTGCGACATTCACAGCCAGGAGTGAGTCTGCAAAGAACTATCTGAATATTCTCATTACGGTTGTTCCAAAATCCACATTG GTTACAGATGACACGCCCCCTCAATATGAAATTGAAAGCATGAACATGCCATGTAAAGACACATGGCAATTAATGGATGAATGCAAAAGGCACCAGTGGAACCTGATATTCCGGGCATGGGATGAAAGCAGCCAAGTCTATGTGTCTGTGGGATCTGAGATCCCTGAAACCCAGGAACTCATCTGCAAGGAACCAGTGGGCGCAGGCAGCATCCCCTGGGTGTCTTGCCAGTACAG TTCTAGCTGCTGTTACCCGTATGTGGATATTATTATACAGGACAAAGCAGGAAATGCAAACGTACTCAGAGTTGACAACAGGCAGCCAATG ACTGAAAATCAGAACAGTAACATTGTCAAGGTGGCAGTAAGCTGTGCGACTGTCATCTTCGTGGTGTGTCTGTCCTTGGTGGTCTGCTTTTTAATCTTTTGGAGGAGGAGAAAACGCCGTTCACAGGGAATCTATCGTATTGATTAA
- the LOC121298740 gene encoding lipocalin-like — translation MTAALLSVLTALLCVLSATAQPEPQKDFNLQKFSGKWYLIGMGSNAQWFMNKKSWMKMGTAVYTPTAEGNLDVLVTSQKPTECWKMHQLFDKTETPGRFTFYSQVWGNKNDVRVVETNYDEFALVHTIKTKGDSVSVLTKLYGRSQELRPELIQKFQQHSLAHGIALDNVLILPKNVECTPNAA, via the exons ATGACGGCTGCTCTGCTCAGTGTTCTCACAGCTCTGCTCTGTGTGCTTTCAGCCACAGCACAGCCTGAGCCACAGAAAGACTTCAACTTGCAGAAG TTTTCAGGGAAGTGGTACCTGATTGGAATGGGCTCCAATGCACAATGGTTCATGAATAAGAAGTCATGGATGAAGATGGGCACTGCAGTGTACACCCCAACTGCCGAGGGCAATCTGGACGTGTTGGTCACCAGTCAAAA GCCGACTGAATGCTGGAAAATGCACCAACTCTTTGACAAGACTGAGACCCCAGGCCGCTTCACTTTCTATAGCCAAG TCTGGGGCAATAAAAATGACGTGCGAGTGGTGGAGACCAATTATGATGAATTTGCCCTCGTTCACACCATCAAGACCAAAGGGGACAGCGTGAGTGTTCTCACCAAGCTGTACG GTCGCTCTCAGGAGCTGCGTCCCGAGTTGATTCAGAAGTTCCAGCAGCACTCTCTGGCGCACGGAATTGCCCTGGATAACGTTCTGATTCTGCCCAAGAACG tggaaTGCACTCCAAATGCTGCTTAG